The following nucleotide sequence is from Dunckerocampus dactyliophorus isolate RoL2022-P2 chromosome 7, RoL_Ddac_1.1, whole genome shotgun sequence.
TGTTCATATCCTCTGTTGAAAATAGGTTGCATTTATATGTAAAATAAGCATAGAGCAGTTGGATAAGCTATTGTATTACAAGTGGGTGCTGTCGTAATTGAACGTatgcaaaattaaattaaaagagGTATTCCGCTGTAAACCTGGGAGTTTGGGTAACTCTTAGGCGTCTGCAATATGAGCCATTGCCACTTACAAATAACCCACCGTTTTAAAGCTAATACACGGTTCATGATAAATGTGGTAACCCATTCTGTGATACACTGAATTGGGCAATTTATATTACAGAAGTATAAAATGAATCTGTTTCATAGCGACAAAAAGAGGCGCTAGCTTCCACCAAATTTTCACTCAGATGCTACTGCTAATGTTAGCGCTTAGCATGGGGTGACGTTAACGGGGCAGTAATCGAATTTTAATAACGAACAAATGTTTGTCACCAAGTAGAATGTTGTCAGTCTTGTAACTGgtaataaaaatggaatttacatGTAAATCACATCATAAAGAGGTTATTAATTGGGGAAAAATACGGCTAACGCTAGCCTAACTTAGCTCACAGCCTGCTATAGCTAAGATTAGCCCAGCGACCGTGATCGACATTATTTTAACAAACACGTCACCTAAATTAAACCCACAATGTGTGTTGTTTGTAAAGAATCGTCAAAAGCGCCGAGTTGTAATGTGGTTAGCAAACAACTCACGGGGTAGCTTTAAATTCCCGAAGCTCGTCGAGCTGCTTCCACTGGCTTGCGAAGCCCCAGCCTTTCCCGTCGAGCTTCCGCCGGCGACTGCTGATCCGGCGCCGGCTACAGCGGATCCGGGAGCTCCGGGAGGCTCAGCAAATGAGCTGGTCCTGGGCCGCCCGCTGCCGCTCATATTTTTGTGAACTAAAGCCAGGATTAACGGTGAACGTTATTGACAGCCAAGCAAATGTAGACAAGTTAGATGTAGAAGagtgttttcaaaataaataaataaacaactacaCTTACAGCGTTCTATACAGGTTGCCCGTCTCCCCCTTTCTTCCTCTGTAGAACGATGATGGTGGGGGACTGGGGAGTTGACGCACGATGACGTCACACTCGCATGGGTTGATGGTAAATAGAGTTCCTAGACAGTATTGAGTGTTCAGTGTCgatttctttttgttgttgttcttcttcttctttgtcgtTTAACGGCGAGTGTTGATTGCCGTTGCTttgtaaacaatttattgctgTAAATACAGGATGACAAAAAAGTGTTCCAATACATATTTTTGGTGagggaaaatgttttttatgtttactgtatttttgttgttgtttctttacaCAATTTGAGTTCATTTTACTGCATTCAAGTTCAATCTGCATTTACTATTCTCAGTGACAGTTTGCATTTTTCTATTGCCCAATGATGACGCCCAGTTTATTGTGTATCATGTACTGTTCTGTAATATGGTAGTTTTGGCAGCTGTCTGTCAGTTAGCATCGTCTTGAGGTCACCAGcgttaaattaaacaaactgcattttctcttttcaaataggaaattacaatgcaaaatacatattttgacTATTTGACAAAACGGCGGAATCCCTCAacggtatatatttttaaatggccCAAATTTAAATGACcaaatttctcttggagatcaataaagtatctatctagcaTATCAGTGGGTTACAACTACAACATCCATGAAGCATAGCGCATTATGATTGACAAGGAAGCTGTCCAATCATGACTTTTAGGTTTGAGCACTACCGCATTAGGCGGGGCTTTGCGTCAcgaaaatggaggaaaacggCGGGTTCAAGTCTGACTACACGCCTTGAATCACCATTCCAATCGAATATCATTCACATATATTACTCCCATGCCGGACACGACGACGGAGGACTCTTGGTCGAACGTGTGGACATGTGAGTGACGCGCCGTGATGTCACCGTCCGACGACAGTAAATGACAGGTAAGGATAAAAAAGGAAGGGCCTGCCGCCATTGCAGCCGGAGAGCTTCGGTGAAAAGTGGCTAGCGCCGCCTGACGGACCGCCCAACGAACCTGGAGCCGCTGTCAGGAAATCGCGGTGCCGAGAAACAGGTCTGCGTTGTCCTGGGGAGCGCCTCCAACTGCCGTGTAGACGCCATCACAGcacattttaatgaattaaGATTATAGAGAAGCACGTTGaatttagcatgctagcaagtgTCGAGGTTGTGTCGAGGCTAACAGCAGACAGGGCCATGCTGTTTGCTAACTGCTAGGTCGATTCATATTTACATGAAAATCATTAAATTTAGCCCATATAATAAACAGTGATATGTCAATATGAATTATTtgacaaatatataaaagtCACAAGCGACCTGTAACATGGTCAAATGAATTAAAGTGTTCCTTCTGTATGTGTTGTTTACAGGGTTGCTCAGTCATCCAAAATAAGACACAGTGACATGATGGAGGCTGAACGCGTCTATGTGGAGGCTGAACAGCCAGACGAGGTCTACATGGAACACCAGTACATGTGCAGCGAGTGCCATCAGCTGTTCAACACCCTGGAGGACGTGCTGGTCCATCAGCAGATTCACACTAGTCAAGAAGGCGAAGGAGAGACCGGCGAGACGGACCAAGTCCAGCAGTACCAGTGTCTGGAGTGTGGGACCATCCTCTTCAACTCAGAGGAGCTGCTTCTTCACCAGGAAATGCATATGAGGGAGGCTGAGCAACAAGGTAAGACATTCTGGGACTAGTGTCTCTGTGcttcatttttttggcagtatggGGATTTTGCAGCGTTTTCACACCAGAAGACCCTTTTTAAACCAAAGTCAGGATGATACCATCTTCCAAGTTCATCACTACCAAATTTAAACAGTCCAGAAATTCTAAATCAAAAGGTCTGCACTGGAAAAGTAAGATGACGTCTGAGGGACACATTgaggaataaataaattacaaggaaaggaaaaaagtaATCATTCTAATAAGTTATGAggtggagaaaaagaaaaatgacaaaaggttagaatttttaaaaatattattcagAAAATATTCTTTTATGCAACAACCTGTCATACAAATGACAGCCGCCAATCCGTTTCGAGCCGTCAATACGCGCTGTGACGCATGGCGCTTCTAATGTTATTGGTCACGTGGTATTTGCAGAATAATATTGTCATATTTAGTGGGGAAAAATGGGAATGAACATAATACAAAATGCATATTGATAACATCGCTAGCACATTATCATCAGTATTACAATTTGAAGGAGCAATTTTATCTCACAACCTTCTGTGTGATTATTCCTCAGAGCTCAATGAGGCTCTGGTGCCTGAAGATTCTGGTTCTCAGATTCCCAGACCAGTCCAGTACCAGTGTCTTGACTGTTTGGCCCTGTTTGACTCACCTGATACTTGGCTGGAGCACCGCAGAAGCCACAGCACGAGCACCACACACAGCCACATGGAGACCATGGTAAGGGACACAGATGTCCTTCATGAACTATGACTGTTAGAATTGCTAAGTAGTAgcctgtagttttttttccatgcatGTGAGGTCCAATACAAaggctgtatgactgacaatcACAGAGGTATTAATTGCATGTAATTCCTGCCCTGGCAACAGGAGTACATGCTCCAACCAGACGGGACCGTAGCTCCTGTCAACAACATGCAGAACTTCGTGCTGAGTGAGCGTCAGGCTGGGGAGATCTTGGCACAGGTGCTTGAAATGAAACGTGTACATCCCTAATTAGACAAGAAAGGTTTGTCCATTTTACTTTGCTTTGTGGCTCTTTCAGGTGtttgcacagcagcaacagaagaaaGGCTACTCTCAGGTCTCCAAATCTGGCTCACGCTCCTCTCTGCTGCCTCCAGTGACGCCCACCCCGGGCTTGGCAGCTATGCAACTTCAGATTCTGACTGCTCAAGCTTTGGCTGACAGCTCCGGCTTGCTCGGTCAGAGAAAGCGCAGCGCCCGCAGAGTGGAACTGAGTTTGGCTCCCAGCGGCCGCAGTGACACCCAGCGGCAGGCGGCTGAGATGGTCGTCATCCACCCGTATGAATGCTCCGAATGCTCCCTTCTCTTCCAGACCCCGGAGGACCTTCTACAACACCAGGAGGCGCACTTCCTGGGTCAGGACAAAGAGAGTGCAGAGGCAGGGCTCATGAGCGGCTTTGAGGAAGCAGACAAGACCGCCGACAGCTTGACAATAACACAACCAATAGTGGAGAAGAAAGGGGCAGTGTGGTCCAAGCCACAGAAATGCACAATGTGTGACCGCACATTCAACTCTGCCAACCGTCTGAGCGCCCACCAACGTGTGCACGAGGTGGGTACTCACGAATGCAGCGAATGCGGCAAGGTCTTCAAGAAGGAGGCATCACTGCAGGCACACATGCGCACTCACTCAGGCGTGGCCAGGTATCTGTGCGTGGACTGCGGCCATGGCTTTACCACAGAGATGACCCTGATCATGCACAGGTGAGCACTGTGAGTGGGACCACTATTTGGTGGCGACCCAACCTGTTCCTGCGTGCTTCATCTTTCCTTTCATCTTGCAGGAAGTCGCACACTGCAGATCCCTTTCACAAATGTCAGTTCTGCAACAAAACCTTCCCGAACATGACCAAATACCTCTACCATCGGCGAACACACCTCAGCCTTGACGCCTCTGGCGTGCTGACCCCCAATGCTACCACCAGGGTACTCCAAATCCTAATTTTTAACGGTCCGACCTGTAAGCGGTGTCTCATTAGGACTCAGCTGTTGTCTTGTCTCTCCAGGTGGATGCTGCTCCACGTCGAGCCTCTCTGTCTACTCTGGCCATCCTGCAGAGAGTGAGGGAGAAGAAGAACGCTCACCTGATAGCCCCCCTCACAGAGGAGGAGATGGAGAAGATGGACCAGGATCCCGCGGGGGTCTCTCAGAGCAGAAGTAAGGtggccaagcaagcagagaagATGATTGAGGATGCAGTAGTGGCAGCAGCTGAAGAAGGTTCAGCTCCCAAACCTCCTGAGGAAGTTGCATCCAGCTCAGCAGGAAGTGATCAGGCTGAATTGtcatataaacaaccattcacttgTCAGACCTGCTCCAAAACGTTCCTCTCGCAGCTGCAGCTCATCCATCACCGTCGCACAGCACATGCCCCCGAACGCAGATTCTTGTGCGGCATCTGCGGTAAGTCTTTCAAGAAGCAGATCCACGTGCGCAATCATatccgcacacacacaggcgagCGGCCGTTCCAGTGCGCCGACTGCGGCAAGACCTTCTCGTCCCTCGCCAATCTCACGCGACACAACCTCATCCACACTGGCCTGAGGCCTTACCGGTGCAACTGGTGCCACCGCTCCTTCTCACAGTCATCTAACCTACACCAGCACAGCCTGCTCCACTTTGGGGGGGCCGGGCTGAACTGCCCCGACTGTCCCGCCACCTTCCGCTGGGCCAAAAAGCTAGCAGCACATCGTTTTATGCATCACCCGGGATCTCCAGCCCCCTTCCCGTGTCCTCACTGCGATGACGGCTTCCTAACGAAGAGGCAACGGGACAGCCACTGTTTAGAGCAGCACGCCGTCCTGCCCCTAGGTGGACATACCGGAGTGGTGGGCGCCTCCTGCAGCCAACAAGACGTCAAATCAGAGGCGTCCACCTCAACAGCATACAGCGGCAAATTAGAAGATTCTAGTAGTGTTACACAAGGAGGCCTGGACTGCAATATCTGCGGCAAGAAGCTCAACTCTGCCACCAACCTGCGACTTCACAAACTAAGCCACTTTGGTGCTGGGCGGCCACGCGGCGCCTTGGGGAAGCGGGCCAAAGCCCACCAGTGCCTTGTCTGTGGCAAATTCTTTGCGTCCACCTCCAGCGTAGCGCTGCACCAGAGGGTCCACACTGGCGAGCGCCCTTTCCCTTGCCAGGAGTGCGGCAAGCGCTTTCGCCAGAACACACACTTGCGTGAGCATCTGCGCACACACTCCGGGGAGCGGCCATTCAGCTGCGAGGAGTGCGGGAAGGGCTTCATCCAGAGCATGCATCTGGCCGAGCACCGCCGCACACACACGGGCGAGCGGCCGCACATTTGTCCCCAGTGCGGCAAGGCCTTCAAGACCTTCTCCAACCTGAGGAACCACAAGAAGACGCACAGCAGGCAACAGAGGTTGGACAAGGAGGCCGCCGCCCAAGGTGCTGTGGCAACAACCAGCTCGACTGTGACTGTGGTGGAGGGTTCTGCAGTGGAACTAGCCAAGGGGCAGCCTCACCTCATCCAAATTCATTCATCTGATGGTCAAAAGGTCAGTGTATTTGTTAAAAGGAAatgatccaaagcataccacgTCGGTGTGAATTAAACGTGTCCATCACTGTCACAGGGCACCCCGACTATCATGTGCAACGAGTTTGGGGAGACCATCGCCATCATTGAGAGCAGTGAGGGTGGGGCACTGCCTCTTGAGCAGGCCCTGGAGATCTTTCACACTGCGTTGGAGAACGGTCTCGCCGTGGAAGGAATGCAGCTGCTCTGAGGACAAATAGCTGtcaaccccaaaaaaacaaacataataaatgcGTACAAATGACTGATTAGTAGCagattatgttttttgttgtacgTCACATATCGAGGacaatgtattttaaatgtaaaaataagtgctTTTAAAATGGTTGAGCTTCTGTATAAATGAGTTGTACCTCAATAccttttttaatgattatttttattttatatttctgtGAACCGGATGTGACAGCTGCCACCAAAATGTGTTAACTAACTCAAATGTTTTTGGTTTGCATCACCACCATCGTTCACCACCTTGTCCACCTaattgcttttttattggcataCTGAAAGTTAcagatacaaaaaaaatgtttttgtctcttgGATACTGGAACAgcaaaaacaagaagtaaaacacaaaaacatttaaaagccatataagtgtgtgtgtttttttttttgttttacctttTAAGGAATGGGCACCATTTAACAGTTCAATGTGTCCATAAAGATAACAGTATTTATCCAAGACGTGATCAGTGATTTTGATTGCGGTTGCGTGTAGGAGCTCTAAGACGAGCAATAAAGTGACAAAAGGGAAGAAAGAGGTACTTGTCTAAAAATACttatgaaatgaaaaacaatgccTGGTTTGTTAAAAAGGTTGAGGGAAGACTGGAGCATGGAGGGGGTGTGCATGCGTGAGGCAGAGTCCTAAAAATGACAAGGCAAGACGAGACAGCGGATGCAATGACAGGAGGATTCATTaataaaatttcaaaaataataatcacaggAACAAACCCACTAGAAGTCAAAAtactgaataaaaataaaaaacgtcAATCCCCcgcacccccaccccaaaaaagGATAATGGCCGATGACACACTAACCTCCTTCATGCTTAACTGACAAGAGGCACAGGAATGTTTGCTTCCTTTCTGACTGGTATGCGCAGGGGAATAGCGGGAATGATGGCACAGCCAGAAAAGTCAACTTTGCAGGCGCTCAGACCTCTCTGTAAAAGGTCTTTAGAATGAACATAAACGAACCACAACGCAGATGGTTGCAGGTCCATGGATGTAAAGTGTGAGGGCCCAGCCCCCGAGTGTATGCAAAAACTTCAGAGAAGCTTTCCTGTCTTTCTCATTCCAAACAAATGTCTTTTGAAAGCCGCtggcttttccacactgataaaATGTCTCTCCAAGGTGATCAATACAAAAGGTGTTTGCCACAGTTtccacaccttttttttttttttggtatgagGGTCTCACATCATCACAAAAAGAGCATCTCTCATGTCTTCTGGGGAAAGGAAAATAACTGAAACACATCCGCCATCCTCATCTCGAAGAGTCCTGCGAATCGCCGGGATCCTCCGGGCTCCCCTCACCCCCTTCCTCTTCCACGTCATCTTGCAAGTCCCCGCTCCCTCTCCCTCCATCCCCTGATTGGGCGCCAGAGGGTCCGGGCAGGGCGTCGGGGGGCACGGGTAGCCCTGAGGCGTCGGAGGGGGTGGCCGTCTGCATGATCTTCTGCCGAACCTCCCTGATCTTGAGCTGCAGGCACACCTTTGTGGGGAATATGTCGGAGTATCTCGTCTGGAAGGCTGCGGTGGCTTGAGCTGCAAGTGGGGACAGAGAATGAACGTGTACGTCCCGAGTGGGAATGTCCattcgcttgtcctcattaaggtcaAGGGTGAGATGGAAcacatcccagctgactggtgaCACaatggtcaccagtcaatcacaggacacatatactgtaccacTTTGTGGCCCCTAGTATGACCAAGTGTGATTTACCTGATGGAAAGAAGCCCTGCTGCTCCTGGAACAGTTGCATGACCAGCGCCCTCCTCTGGTCTAGCGTTCGACGCAGGGACGAATACGGCACTTTGTCAAACTCCAGCTCGGCCAGGATGTCCTCACCGTCTGTACCCGCCGCTCGTTCAAAGGTGAAAATGTCACCCTCGCACTTAGCGGCGCTTTTGGGCGTATTGGGCTCCGAGCTGCAGCTGGAACGCCGTCGACTCTTCCTCTTAGGGGACGCTTGGTCGTCAGTGGCAGAGTCCAAATCTGGACCAGAGGGGGAGTATGGAAAATGATGAAAGGTGATTTTAATGCACTATCTACTGGGAAAAAAATAGGTGGACCTAAATAATATTCCCGACTAGTTGCTAGCATACGTAAACATCCATCATATACCACTGTAACTAAAGCTCTAACGTTTAGGTTGTGAAAACATAATTGAAAATAATATCAAAGCTGATATGCCCATTGAAAGTATTATAGTTATGCAAAAGTgaatttttaatgatgtttttacagtaatatgtgtccctagagcctgtttatgaataccaaacatgagaaaaatctatcatctccctcacttatttgctccacttttgagagaagaggcactcaaatgCTCATTTTCCATGATGCCGTCAAGGAAAAACCTCATGGTACCTCCTCTGACCCACCCCATGTATACGCCCATcacttcacagaggacagctttgtaaaacaattaaaataaaaatacaggttTCACTTCATGTGgtaaaataaagctctgccaactatccgccAGTCAGCTAAacatgtgggagctgtaagttagCCCAATTTGTTTTTGTAACCTAGCATAATGTTGCTAAATGTTGTTCAAATGTGTTATAATGTTAGCAATGtagctcacatactgtagctatgctaacAGGTGAAAAATAGTAACATTTACAACGTTTATTTGTTGTGACTCAGACCTGTGGAGTTCTTCCTCTTGCGTCGATAGCTTCCCAAGATGGCACGCGGCGACGTGGCAAGGCTCTGAAGCGTGGGCGAAGGCAGCACCTCTTCCGGTCGAAACTCAGGCAGCTCTGCGAAGCGTTCCTCAAAGTAGACCTCTGACAGCACCCTTCCCGACCAgcaaacacaaagacacacacacaaaagtataTATGCACCTTCCGCCGTGGGAGTCCACTGCTCGTACACTACTAAAAACACTCACTTGTCCACAGAGTCAAAGGTCTTCTTCAGTGGTGGGGGACGGGCTTTGACCTTCTTTGGTGCAGGCCCGTCTTTGTCAGTGTGGGGGGGCGGCAGGGTGGGCTCTGTGGCAGATGGAGGTGGTAGAGGAGAGGAAGGGAGGGATTCCTTCCATCCAGCCTAAAGAAAAACACCCATGAAGACTTACTGTAAGTACAAGCTGGTTGTATACATAAAAGGCATCAATTCTCTCACCTCTCTGGAGGTCTCTGCTGTACTGGAGCCCTCTGGTGGCCTCTCAGAGGATGGCAGCTCTTCTGCTGAATGTGCAGCAGGAGACTCCATCTGTCCTGCTGGTTCGGTGTCGAAAGAGAAGTGGCTGTTCGATGCCgcctctctttctctttcccTTTCCCTTTCCCGCTCTCGCTCCCTTTCCCTTTCTCGTTCTTTTCCTCGACCCCCTCCCTCGTAGCTGCCCACTGGGATGCTGGCCAGTGTTGCCTTCACTTTCTGGGGGGGCCTGACAGGAAGTTGGCTGAGCTTGGGTGTGCCAGGCGTACTgcctgaaaaaaagaaaaaaaaccatcCAAATGAATTAGAATAAAACTATAGAAAATACTATAAGAAGGAACTGTCGAATCAATCGCAACTACCATAAATATGCCAAATAACACGTCTATTCAATTAACCAATTAGCCAAGTCTCCTTTAGTCGGGTatatggtctacaaaagcaaaaaaccaCCAGGGTCTGTACAAAAAGTTAAAAGTTATGAAAttcaactccacaagatggtagtagctgcatttgaagtatcataagtggtcagcatccagcaggttTATCTACCTCTGTGTGCTTTCAAATCTGGGTGGCGCTACTCAGCTGTCAGTATTAGTGGTATTCATGCTGGCCCAGCAGTTTGCTCATTATTGCTATTACAACATAGGTTTTGCTGCTGAtgtgttgtacaatatacttGTCAATAAATGACCACGTGGTCAAAGCAAACTACGTTTCCCTTTCCACGTTCTCATGCAATCCAAATCCTTTCAAAAATACCTTGTTATATAAAATGAGTTTTTAATttcaattgtccataggtatgaatgtgagtgtaaatggttgtttgtatgcgTTCTGCGTCTGgcacccgcctctcgcccaaagtcagctgggataggctccagcgtatccccacgaccctagtgtggtcaagcggcatagaaaatggatggatggataaacataTCTAGGTGGAAAAACACATAGAAAAGCAATAGCTTGCCTGTCCCAGACGAGACACATTCTGTCCTTTGAGCAAGTTAGAATCATTTGAGCGgtatatatatacttgtatatatatatatatatatatatataaaaatactatTAGTACGAATGCTTGAACAAAACTGGAGGTGCAGGGCTACCTGATGTTTGAATTTGAAGAGGAGGACTGTATGGCCTTGGACAAACAGCAGACCCACTGGGGGGCACCGCTGAGCCACTATTGCCAGAGCTCTGCACCTGGCGCTCCGACTGCACAAGCGCTGCATCCATCTGCCTCTCAGCCTGCCTGTCGCTCACTCGATCTGCAGGTCTGTCTGCAGGCAGGTGTCGCTCCGGATGGAGATGAGCGAGGGCGGCGGGGGATGCTGCGTGCTTTTGGCTGGAAGTGCTCGAGGGGCTGGAGATGGCGGAGTAGACGGCCGCGCTCGGGGGCACGGCTGCCATGGAGACTACCcccgttgccatggtgacactCTGTGAAGGAGGGTAGATGGCGGTGACGATCTGGCTGCCTGAACCAGAGACGGGGGCTGAACTGTGGGGCTGTGAAGAGGGTGCAGTGGCCAGGAGTGGAGGTTGACCTGTGGGGGGGGCACACATTATTGAAAGCATGGTTCACATTTATTTTCGAGAGACTTTAGAGCCCTAAAAATTGTATGACTAAGGGAGCATTCAGACATTTTCCAAAAGATCAGGAGACTACGAAGTCCACCTCTAAGCTACACTGACCTGCAATCAGTGGTTGAACCAGAGTCTGGCCGGGTGGTGGGATTGTTGTGAAGCCTAGGGTGGCCAGGGGAGGTGGCACATATGCGGACGCAGGCACTGGCAGGGCTTGCTGGGCGGGGGGCTGGCTGGAGGCTGTTGTTGTGGACACCAGCGGCAGCGACGAGGGGACCCCCGGAGTGGACTGGACATAGGTGATCCTGGACACATCAAGAGATGATTGGAGATTCTGATCATATATTATTTACGAcaatgaagaacaaaaaaaaaaaaaacacagaaagatGGCTTGTGCTAATGGAAAAGGTCGACTTGGTTGCAGTGGAAGGTGACTGGGTTTAGTaacagaacagaacaggaaGGAAGAACAAAAAGAGAACTTGTGCAGAAGGGGTCAAAGGGCGAGTAGCACTGCGCTGGATGACTAGTGTTGTAAGTGTGCATCTGTGAGTGTAGCTAGAGAGGTAGTGTGGGGGTGGAAGGCGGAGGCAGCTCGGGCCACCAGTAGCATGACTAACACATCCAGAATAGAGCTGTTCTACCacagcacccctgctgtacttctttttttcccaaatgtctGCTCGCTGTGCTCCAACAGAAATGAAACAATACAACTTCCTGGTGAATATGCCATCATTTATCCCATCTAAACTCAATCAAGCATGAAACTTAACAGACCTCCTCAATAAAGCACAAGAGAAAGTCGTTTCTTTTGTTCAAATTGGCACAGAAGAATTAGaactacaaaaaaacatttgttgacACACATAAATTCGACCTTTTATTGTGTTAGAATAAACAATAAGCCTGCACAAACGGTGAAAATATAGAAATTGTAAGGATAAATGTTCTTTCAGTGTGTGAAACAACTTACATGTGAAAAACCTTACATGTCAATGtttgtagggccctatgaaatctgtaatattttttccagaaattcattttttttccccccaattgcTGCAATACATCATGGGGTAATTTTTCCCAGAATTTCAGAAACAGATGGAGCTTCACTAACATTTCTAataggatgtcagcctctgcacacattgctacaaaatcctcaacaaattgTAAACGTCGTTAAGGAAGACGTCCAggtgcgttattaatgtaagctatttttatgacacccttgttttgtttgtacaacTAGACAGTATGTAGTGCAAAGTGCTCTTATTTGGAAGGACTCAAGTGTTGTTATGTGTGTTAAGAATGTCTCTCCGACGAGGAACTCACTCAGAGCTTGCATGACATCAGCGTGCATTTTAAAAAGCTCGCTTACATTTGTGGTAAAACACcacacggtgtaaacactcatacagcctgcctcgttgcactagcatgctctgctaaataGAGCTAACCAGATCGGCTTCCGCTCAAACTGTGTAAGAGGTgagttttttaagttttttcgCAAACTTTAGCCAGTGTTTCAGATGAACATGTTTAGTCTTGGAGGGGGGCGGTTTAGTGTTTGTGGGGCGATTCCGCCAAGATTGAGCAGTCCGctagggaaatacttccccacacaaacgttcctcaTTTTCTGCAAGATTCCAGGTTTAACAGTACAGTGCCTGACAAAAGTCTTGTtggaacaataaataataacttcACTTTTCCtaatcctttatttttaaaatcacaaacattaaaagttgctgatttagtacattttcaaaccacTAAAATAATGcgtaaagttaacaataacttgctacccaaaaatgtcatacaatactacgagaggagaaatatcatctcagggaaaaactaaattTGAAGCACTTATAagtgagaacaacgctaaaaacacacagcatttcagtgtgtGGAATTACATTATGGAGCGgacacaaggcagaagagtctggaatttgatttattatgattgtctttattttatttatttatttattattatactaattattatactaattgtgaaatttttttaataactacatcatcatattgttacattaccttattattattctatgtattaaaaatcacatatggaatacaggcagtgaataatatgtactgcacaagatggggaatggatggggggtaggattaaataagctttgcttcttcct
It contains:
- the znf526 gene encoding zinc finger protein 574, with the protein product MMEAERVYVEAEQPDEVYMEHQYMCSECHQLFNTLEDVLVHQQIHTSQEGEGETGETDQVQQYQCLECGTILFNSEELLLHQEMHMREAEQQELNEALVPEDSGSQIPRPVQYQCLDCLALFDSPDTWLEHRRSHSTSTTHSHMETMEYMLQPDGTVAPVNNMQNFVLSERQAGEILAQVFAQQQQKKGYSQVSKSGSRSSLLPPVTPTPGLAAMQLQILTAQALADSSGLLGQRKRSARRVELSLAPSGRSDTQRQAAEMVVIHPYECSECSLLFQTPEDLLQHQEAHFLGQDKESAEAGLMSGFEEADKTADSLTITQPIVEKKGAVWSKPQKCTMCDRTFNSANRLSAHQRVHEVGTHECSECGKVFKKEASLQAHMRTHSGVARYLCVDCGHGFTTEMTLIMHRKSHTADPFHKCQFCNKTFPNMTKYLYHRRTHLSLDASGVLTPNATTRVDAAPRRASLSTLAILQRVREKKNAHLIAPLTEEEMEKMDQDPAGVSQSRSKVAKQAEKMIEDAVVAAAEEGSAPKPPEEVASSSAGSDQAELSYKQPFTCQTCSKTFLSQLQLIHHRRTAHAPERRFLCGICGKSFKKQIHVRNHIRTHTGERPFQCADCGKTFSSLANLTRHNLIHTGLRPYRCNWCHRSFSQSSNLHQHSLLHFGGAGLNCPDCPATFRWAKKLAAHRFMHHPGSPAPFPCPHCDDGFLTKRQRDSHCLEQHAVLPLGGHTGVVGASCSQQDVKSEASTSTAYSGKLEDSSSVTQGGLDCNICGKKLNSATNLRLHKLSHFGAGRPRGALGKRAKAHQCLVCGKFFASTSSVALHQRVHTGERPFPCQECGKRFRQNTHLREHLRTHSGERPFSCEECGKGFIQSMHLAEHRRTHTGERPHICPQCGKAFKTFSNLRNHKKTHSRQQRLDKEAAAQGAVATTSSTVTVVEGSAVELAKGQPHLIQIHSSDGQKGTPTIMCNEFGETIAIIESSEGGALPLEQALEIFHTALENGLAVEGMQLL